The Vitis riparia cultivar Riparia Gloire de Montpellier isolate 1030 chromosome 3, EGFV_Vit.rip_1.0, whole genome shotgun sequence genome segment TTAAGTTTTTATTGTAGAAGGAAGTAAGGGATGTTATTGTGGCCGGCAAGACCTGAACCGTATGGGATTGATGTGGAATCACCCCATAACATAGCCCATGTGATCCCGCTTTTTCTCTTACTAGGGTCTCTTATGGTTTAAATATTTGAGGGTGGCTATGCTTTATAAGCATACCTGATTTTTAGATGATTTAGCAGTTCCCAATGAACAATTGATCAGGCTTTTCAGGTTCAAGTTGGAACTTGATAAAGCTACTCTCGGTTGTCATTCAATTTCAGACGATGAAAAGCTTGATCTCAATTCACTGGCTGTATTGGCCAAAATCTTCTTTTAACATATCTTCAACGTTTCATCCAAATTTTTAACCACTTGGAGGGACTCTGTAAGAGCAGTAGGATCAAAATAATGAACAAAAAAGGGCAAATACACATCTGACTTGCACTGAATTGGATTGTGAATGAAAATGACGGTGTAGATATGTAACACGGTCTTCGATTACCATTACTTGTCAAGGCGTTCAAAACGTTGACTAAATACAAATATGCAAAccctaaaattccaaaataaattgGCAAATGATCAAGCAAGGGATTTACGTCACcataaatgatatcaaaactTTCATAGCCTCTTAGCTTGGTGTTGGTTAACCACTCGTGCAAGGGAAAATCTGGAGATGTAGAAGCATTTTAAGGGTACTGTTGTTGAACAAGGTAACCAAATCAAGTTTCAATCATGGGTTCTGGGCCAGATGGCTCAGTGCGAGATCTGTTCGACTGGCGCACAGAATTGAAAAGAATGTCCTTGATAACCTGAGAGAGAAGAAATGTGTAAAGAAGACAAAACAGAAGTTAACAATGCCTATAAACTTCAATACTAGATTATCTGAAGACTGACTCACCTGCGACATTAGCCCATGCACTTGCTCAACAGTAATCTTTGCACTATCTCGAGTTATCTTAGCAAGTTGAGATTCCTCCTGCAATTCACAAAAAGGAGTTCCAGATAAAGATGGGAAATAGAGATGGCGGGGTAAAGATCAAGCATGAAGGGTCATAAGTGAAAAGGAATAAATTAGAAGAAAGAAGGTGTCTACAGTATGTTACCTGTGAGGTGCTAAAAAagtaattgaattttaaataatacaagCATTTTTACATTAATTCCTGTTTATTGGGGACAGTGGAAAACCAATTAGATATCACCCGATCTGATATAGTGGTGCAGCACAACTAAAGGTCTCAAAAATCAAACTTGGATTTGCAAATGAGATTCAACAAATATGATTGTTTTGTTTCTATGAAAATAGATCCGCATCATAAAAGCATAACGTAGAGTCATCAACCGAGAAGCATGTGATTATCAGGCTGGGCAAGAAACAAGGGAAGTTCTTAAAGAAAAGAACTTAACAAATCTGTTTTGATTCCCCAAGAGGAGGAGATGAAGGAGAAGAGATTGCAATAAGaaactttcttttcttgctgTTGTTCATCCAAGAAAACCAAGCATTGAGTGCAGACAAAGAAAAGTGTCAAAAATTTACTTGTAGAGGTTATTTTGTTATATACAAACAGCTAGAAAATTTCTGCCAGCAAATGACTGCTATAGAACAAAAGATTCAATGGGGGGAAATGTAGATGAGTACATGGACCAATGAGCAGCAAATCTGAAGTTTCCCAGCAAAAGCAGCATCTAGATTTGGGTGTGGACTAAAGTCTATTAAAACATAGAATAAGTTCTGCTTCAAGCCCGGAGCTATGAAAGTAAAAGAGCTCATGGGCAGTTCCTATTTATAGCCCTGCATCCACTTAACATGAgcatttttggaaaatgaaCCCAGACAGTTAGAGCAACAGAGAATGTTTGAGAACAAGATAATTTCACTCTGCCATTCTAACCAGCTGCTTTCATTTTTCATGATTCTTGGAAACATGGGCAACAAAACTGCAATGAATGACCGGTAGTAGTATAATGAAGGGGTAACTGAAAGCTGACACTAAACAACCTTAAAAGTGCAGTTTGTTTATTCATAACCATATCAATGATCATTATGTACATCCTAAGTTTGGATCTACAGGGTCATCAGGAGTTGTAATACTCGTATAGGCCTTTTGTACTTTTTATATAGCCTTCCTTGGTTAGTGGAGGTTTACCTAGCTCTTTTGATTAGGTCTGTACATCATGGGGAgaattcctcatccttctcatgtttcttttcttatttaatatatatgtttgttttttattcaaatatatatatatatattatatcaatGATCATTATGTGTTGTAGACTTTGTATCACGTAGGAAACCATATGTATCAGAAAATTGTAATTATCCTCCCAACGATGCTCATGTGGCAGccacaatattaaaaaaaccaaaatttaaaaaaagccTCAAATAGTTACCATTAGGCCCCTTAAGAAAAAGTGTGCTTGAGCATTCTTGTGTGGAGCGTGTATTTACTACTTAGGAAAGTAAGGAAGATGCCAACACATAAAGATACATTGACGTTTAGTTTGcatccctttttatttttttgatagacaaagaaGAAATTTGGATTAAAACACGCCAAAAGACAGGGGGCGCTCCCTACGTACACAGGTTGTATACAAAGAAGGCCCAAATCATGgcaacaaaagaaagagaaagccTAAGAAGGAATAGTTAAACAACAACCCAATCACCCAACAAATTCTGAAAAGAGAGATAATCCAAGTCCAAGTCCAGAAATTGTTGAGACCACTCAAGAAGAGACCGAAGAAAGAGTTTCCTCAAGCTTGTACCTGACATCTCTTCCTCTTGGAAGATTCTTCGATTTCgctctccccaaatacaccaaaatagACAAATAGGCTTCATTTTCCATACTACACTCCTTTTCTTCCCCAGGCCtttaattttccattcaagaagCAGATTTCTCACTGATTCCGGGAGCACCCACACCACccccatagttttaaaaggctcaaggcgcaaagtagtcctggagcctgaggcgtaaggcgcacctaaggcgcgggctttagtgaagtgaggcgcaccctaatttacttatatattttctcctattttcccctatatatatattttttttttcttcttcttcacttctccagcATGGCTGAGGCTAGGGCACGATTGGGAGTGGTCTCGAGTTGAGAAAGACCAGAAAAGGGGGCTGGAATGGAGGAACaggccaaaacggcgtcgttttggcctttttttttaaaaaaaaaggaacagggtccaaaacgacgtcgttttggacccttccttttaaattaaaaagggccaaaacgacgccgtttggtcccacaaattaaaaaaaaaaaaattagggctgAGGGTGTAGAGTTCTGCAACCCGACgggaagaaggagaaggagaaggagaaagaGGGGTGCATACCTGGTCGGACTGTCGGAGGCGACTTAGGCGAGCGCCTCACGCCTTGTCGAAGGCGAGCGCCTTGCGCGCCTAAGCGGCGCCTTCCTGAAGGGGCGTCGCCTGCCTTCAGGCGAGGCGCCGAAGGGTGGCGTCGCGTCGCCCCGagcctttcacaactatgaccaccccaaaagaagaaaacaacaaaGTCCAAAGATCCCTTGTCTTACCACAATGAATTAGGATGTGGTTCGTcgtttcctcattttctttgcaaagattgCATCTATTAACCATAGACCAACCCCTCCTCATTAGCATATCTACAGTAGAAATTTTACCCCGAActacttcccaagcaaaaaaaaacgaGTTCTTAAAGGGGCATATGAACCCCAAACCTCCTTTGCTAGAAATAaagggttgtttttttttttttttttgatcaataagtaTAAGATTGTATTGCAAAGAGGCGCTAAAGAAGCGACCCACCAAATTACAGTATAAAGGGACTTACCCCCTTACAAAAGGGCCCAAACATCAAAGGAcaaggcaaaacaaaaaaacctctcccttaacgcatacacacccaatctataaaatctattaaggtcaaaggaccatcttttatccacaatttggaTTCCGAccacaaaaaatacacaaaagatgCTTTCAGCTTTGAATGGACAGCTCACAATCCTCAAAAGCAATTCGATTTCTAGCcttccaaataacccaaaacaagcataacggtcccaattgccacgccaccttccttttctttcccacaaaagacccCCTCCACTTTAAGAGGGTTTCCCACAAAACAAGCATAAGATTTTACCTTGAATATTCCTTTCCTCTcaattttccaaaccaaaaaGTCCTCCCCTTCTTGCACCTTTACTGCAGAAATGTAACCCAAAAAGCGATTCACCTCCTCCAACTCCCAATCTTGAAAGGATGAAGAAGTGCACCTCCCAACCCCCACCACCACCTTCTTGTCTCCCCCAAAGATCAGCCACTACTGCAGAATTATGTGTTGCAATTCTAAACGGCAAAGGGAAGAGATCCTTTAGCTTAGAGTCGCCTACCCAAATGTCCCACCAAAAACTGGTTCGTCTCCCATTTCCAATACAAATCCTAGTTCTAAGAAAGAACTCCTCTCAACActttctaatgtctttccaaaggccCGTCCCATAAGACTCCCTCACCTCTCTAGTGGTCCAACCACCTTGCACCTCCCCAAATTTACCAACAATGACTCTTCTCCAAAAACTCTCCCTTTCTATAGGAAATCTCCAGAGCCATTTTCCGAGCAAAGCATGATTGAATTCCTTCAAGTACCTTAACCCCAACCCTCCATGCCTCTTATCTTTGCAAATAACCACCCATCTTACCAAGTGGATCTTCCTTCTCTCCTCCTTATCTCCCCACAAGAACTCCCTTTGTATTTTTTCCAATCTAAGTCTCACTTTCCTTGGGATAACAAAAAGCGACATAAAGTAGATAGAGAGATTTGAGAGTGTGCTCTTGATGAGGGTAAGGTGACCTCCCTTAGaaagatattgttttttataggtaatctatctttttcttcttcttcttcttctttttcttgttccTACTAGGACTCAAGCCTAGAACCACCTACATCCCCATCCTAACCCTTACTTCTTGAGTCAAGCCTTAAAGACATATTTTATTGCATCCATGAGTCTAAGCTAATGAGGGAACTTATAAAAAGAAACTGATATGGATGGCAATCATGAGATATGCAATGGTCGCAGATTGACTGAGATACTATTTAGCATTGGAAGGGGGAGTCGCTAGAATCTCATACTCAAAACAGTCCTATGAAACAAGCAATTAGGGAATTGGATAATGTATTGTCTAATCACAACTTTTGGCAAACTATAAATTGCATGTATACTTTATCCGGTTAGAGCTTGAACACCTACATAGGTGAATTGATACCTGCCATTAGCATCtacaatttcatttaaaaacacATCTACAATCCTCGCATAGTGCTCTTAAGGGATTTGCAAAAAATTGAAGTGGCTTGCTTATGGAAACCCTAGAGAACAAACCACACTCAGTGAAGTGGTTGATTGTCTATAAGGCCAAGTCAAAGGCGGTTTAGGTGTTAGATCTCTCTCTTTGCAAAACAAAGCTCTTCTttgcaaatggagttggtgtTATTCTTGTGAAAGGGATATGCTCTGGAAGAAGGTCATAAATGGGAAATATGGGGAGGAAGAAGGAGGTGGTTGTGTTCTTGTGAGGAAAGAGATGCTTATGGGGTAGGCTTATGAAAAGCTAtttaaaatgaatgagatgtctTCAACgcaagagtttttttttctaaggatAATGAGAGTAGAGTGAAATTTGGAAAGGATAGATGGTGTGGTGAGGAGCTTTTATGTGTGATCCTCCCATCCTTGTTTGCCTTAGTTGAGTCTAAAGAGGTGTGGGTAGTTGATTTATGGGAGTAGAGGGAAGGAGGAGATAAAACTTTCGGTTTTCAAGGAATTTAAATGATTGGAAGTTAGATATCATAGGAGTTTCTTATATAAACTCAAAGTATAGTCAGTAAATAGGGAAAAGGCAAATGGATTAGTTTGGAAGGGTGATATCAAAGAGAGTGTTTCTGTAAAAGCCTTTTACTTTCTTATGGAGTCAGATTGTGTCATCCCTTTTCCGTTAGGGACATTTTGGACCTCTTCATTTCCGTTTAAGGTGAACTTTTTTGCTTGAGAGGCCTATTGGGGGTAAGGTGTTGACTCTAGAccaacttcaaagaagaggttGGTCGTTAGTCAATAGGTGTGCTCTATTCAAAGAAGAGACAAAATCCATTTATCACATTCTACATTGTGATACACtgatatctaaaaaaaaaatattcttctaCACTGTGACAAGGTAGGATTTTACGGAAGCTATTGTTCTCTTTATTTGGTATTCCATGGGCTATTTTGCCTTGGTTAGGGAGACTTATCTCAGGTGACATGACCCTTTTGTAGGTACAAGGCAAAATAAGGTTTGGAGAGCCACTCTCTTATGTATTTTCTGGATTAACTAAATATCGTTTGAAAATGAGGagatgttttgataaaaaaaaaaaaagaggagatgTTAGATCAAAGACTCAAAAGCACTTTCTTTAACAATCTCTCTTTCTGGCTTCACATGTACATAGATGAAGGCTCTATACCTCTAATTGATTTCGTAGATTGTTTGTGTTCTTATTGAAGAAGggagtagttttttgtttttctcttttttattttgtctctTGACGCTGATTGTATATGTCCTATGTACTCTCGTGTGCTAGTTCTTttgacacttttaatatattttcttatttatcaaaaaaaaaaagggagcgGCAAAAAATATGGCAAAGATGATACAATATTTTTATGACCTTACTAGAATTCAGCAGGAATCAGTGTTCTAAATGGCTTCATGCTATCTCTAATCCAATAtgtgtttttgttattttgctTAGCTTTGAGTGCCAAGTTGTATTGTACAATCTCATTTGGTTTGTTCTTTTTATTAAGAAATGGTTTAGATATTATACTGtgctcataaattataaaaatgaaaatattagttatGATTTAGATGCTGTGAGTGATATTGTAAATTAGTAGTAGCTTAAGTTCTTcccacttatttttttcttttttccttcaacGAAATATTAATTGCAAGAAGAAAAcacagaaaaatgaaataattgagGTCAATATATCTTCAAAGTTCGCCAAGGTTAATAAAGCTGTGTCAAAATGATTTCAGGGTTGGTAGATcataaaaaaaggataaatatacactgacctctttctttctttgggaAGGTGCTATTAGGGGTCCAAAGCGCGAATGAGCCAATTGATTCTCTGCCTGCTCCAGCTTTTCCGCTAGATCTGCAAGATGCAAGGAACATTCATTAATCCCAAGGAAAAGTTAGCAGACAATGAAAAAAGTCAATGAATGAAAGAATGGTTAGTCCAATTATCTAACATGCAAACAAGATCATGCACTAAGGTATACTAAGTTTCAAATAGCCACAAGTGATTTTAATGAAAAGTGAAAAGCAACTAgcaaaaaagaatgaaaaaatttacCTAGATCTGAAATTTGTCCAGCAACATAGTCTCCATTCCCCAATAAAGGAGAAGATGACAGAGTGTTGACCCAATATTTATTCCACAAAAGATCCAAGAGGTGACAATCAAGAGAAGACTTGAAATATGTTATGTCCAATGCATAATACTgcagaataaaaaaagaaaaaaagaacagtGTTAGCCAACATTAAACCAAGAATTCTTGAAAGGAGGATCTGGAGGCAACAAAATGACCTGTTTACAATGTACACCAAAGTCTTCAATCTTATTCAGAGGAATGGTCTGATATTCGGAGACAGGGTCATCTGGAGGCTTGTATCCTTCTGGGTATGTCCTGAATGCTCCAATCTCAACTTTTCCAGCAGAAACAGTCCTTGTTGGATCAATAACAACTGCGAGAAAGGGTTCCTGAAACTGTTGGTTGAGCATTTGTGTTGAAACATCAATACCCGAAAGCCAGCATCCATAACCAGGATGAGAGTGGTACCACCCAACTACATTTTCCAGCCGTCCTGCCTACATCATCacatttcatttaagaaaatgaagCTATAGCAATGATAGAAGCATCCATATAAAAGGACAAACTCTCAAAACATTTCCAGATATCACAAATAAAACCTGAATTAGGCTTCATCGACATAAAACATCCTATGAAAAAGAGAACTGCCATTCAATGAATAGATAAGGAAACAGTTATACAATATTCAGGgtcattaaaaataaagcacctTTGATGCAAGCAGATTTTCtgtaaataaatagatattcTAGGAATACACATACTACTCAGGCatacaattttcaaaacaaatatcCACTGTTATAGTAACCCTAGTGACCAAAAAGGTGGTTTCTGAGTTTCACAATCTTGGAAATCCATCTTATGGAGATGTTCAATTTCcttaataagtttgaaaaactcTCTGACCAAATAGAACATCTCGACAGCACAATGGGATGTGGTTTATCCAATGAACAATGTTGGAGGAAAGGAATTCCACAATCAAAGGGCTATGATTTCTATCCATGGACTCCTTCTCCACAAGTTACAGGAAGGAGTTCAACCAAACAAGATGGTCCTCAACTGACTGGTTTATAGAAGTGAGACTATGGTGCCAAAAAATAATGACCAATAATCCAGGCCTTGGATTACCCAATAGTACAGGACTGACATCCAACTTGGACTAGGGACTAGGAAGCATGATGAGCATCCAAGAAAGTATAGTTAAGAGAAGAGGACCAGGAGAAGACTGAAATTACAGGTGTGATACAAGATAACAAACCATTAACATATTGAGAAAAACATAGGCACATGAATTAGGATTTTGCAGATATAGCATTCCCGCACAGTCAGCAAACTCACTATTTACTATAGCATAAATGATATGGTTCTTAAATTTTGGAACATTTAATGTAAGTAAACTACCTGACAATAAGAACGATATACATAAGGGAATTAAATCTTGGTACAAAGAGATGAGAATCATACTTGCTTTAGAGGTTTTTATAGGTGCAATGTAGCTCAAGATAAGTGCTACCAAGTACCATAGGCAGGGACAACAGAAAATAACAAAACTCATATACAAAGTGtctgaaatataaaaatcaataggGAAAAAGcctcaaatataatataaaatggta includes the following:
- the LOC117911122 gene encoding COP9 signalosome complex subunit 5a-like, which codes for MEPYSFTSSASMAQKTWELENNIVSMDAPSADSDSIFFYDDAAQAKFQQEKPWANDPHYFKRVKISALALLKMVVHARSGGNIEVMGLMQGKTDGDAIIVMDAFALPVEGTETRVNAQADAYEYMVDYSQTNKQAGRLENVVGWYHSHPGYGCWLSGIDVSTQMLNQQFQEPFLAVVIDPTRTVSAGKVEIGAFRTYPEGYKPPDDPVSEYQTIPLNKIEDFGVHCKQYYALDITYFKSSLDCHLLDLLWNKYWVNTLSSSPLLGNGDYVAGQISDLAEKLEQAENQLAHSRFGPLIAPSQRKKEEESQLAKITRDSAKITVEQVHGLMSQVIKDILFNSVRQSNRSRTEPSGPEPMIET